CAGTTACCTCGACAGCGTCACCGATGATGGAACTCCACGAGACTGTCGCGAACGAGTCGGGGCAGATGGTGATGCGTGAGGTCGAGGGTGGCTTCGTGATCCCCGCCGCGGGGCAGTTCAGCCTCGAACCCGCAGGCAATCACATCATGATCATGGGGCTGCCGAGCGCCGTCACCGCTGGCGAGGACATCACGTTCACGCTCGAATTCGCCGACGGCTCCAAGCTCGACTTCACCGCGATCGTGAAGGACTACGCGGGTGCCAACGAAAACTACGAGGGCGACCACGGCGACCACGACGATCACGCGGCAGACGATGCGGCGGCGGGCCACGACGCGCACAGCGGCCACTAAGGATCGCAATGACAACAACGACTGAATCCCTGGGGGCGCACCCCCATGCCTCACCAGGCCAATCGCGCGAGCAACGGCCGAAACGCCAGCGAGGCTGGCTAGCCCAGCTGCTACTTCGGCTGCACTTCTATGCCGGCGTTCTCGTCGGTCCGTTCATTCTGATCGCGGCGGTGTCTGGCGGCCTGTACGCGCTGACACCCGTCATCGAAAAGGCAGTCTATGCGCACGAGCTTCGCGTTCCTGTCGCCGACGCCGAGCTGTCGCTCGCGGATCAGATTCGAGCCGCCCAGCAATACGTCGGCGGCGACGTCGCGCTGAGCGCCGTACGACCCGCCCCAGAACCCGGGGCCACAACCCGTGTGCTGTTCGCCGATCCGTCGCTCGGTGGGAGCGAATCGCGGGCGGTGTTCGTCGACCCGGCGACCGCCGAGATCCGCGGCGACCTCACGGTCTACGGCACGAGCGGCGCCCTGCCGCTTCGAACCTGGGTCGACAACCTGCATCGCAACCTGAACCTCGGCGAGCCAGGCCGGTTCTACAGCGAACTGGCCGCATCGTGGCTGGGGATCATTGCGCTCGCTGGCCTCGGGCTCTGGATCGCGCGCATCAGGAAATCGCGCACGAAGAAGGACTTCGTCCGCCCGAACCGGCGGTACACGGGTTACCGGAAGACCCTGAGCTGGCACACATCGCTCGGCATCTGGGCGCTCGTTGGCGCGCTGTTTCTGTCGGCGACGGGCATCACGTGGTCGCAGTACGCTGGCGGCAACGTCAGGGTCGTTCGCGCGGCGCTCGGCGGCGGGACGCCCGCGCTCGCGACGAGCCTTGACGGGGCCGCGCCAGCGGACGACGAACACGCACACCATCACGGGCCCGCGTCGGCTCCGACAGGCGAGGCGAACCCCGACACGTTCGATGCGATGCTCGCGATCGCGCAGCGTATCAATGTGAACACGGGCCTTGTCGAGATCAAGCCGCCAGCCGAGCCAGGCCAGGCGTGGGTGGTGAAAGAGATCAAGGCGGCGTTTCCCACAGAGGTCGACCAGGTCGCGATCAACGGGAGCACGATGGAGGTCGTCGACAGGCTCGACTTCGCCGACTACCCGCCGCTCGCGAAGCTCAGCCGGTGGGGGATCGATCTGCACATGGGGGCAATGTTTGGGCTCATAAACCAGCTCGTCTTGTTGCTGCTCGCCGCTGGCATCGCGACCCTTGTCGTGCTCGGCTACCTCATGTGGTGGCGCAGGCGCCCGACGCGCACCTCGCCGCTCGAATTCGCGAGCCCGCCGCGCCGCGGAGCCGTTCGCGGAGCACCGTGGTGGGGGATTGGGATCGTCGCCGTCGCAGCCATCGGGATCGGCATAGTGTTGCCCTTCGTCGGCTGGACGCTGCTCGGGTTCGTCGTGATTGACACTGTTGTTCGGGCAGTGCGGGAACGACGGGTTCGCAGAGCTTAGACGGTAGGGCTTCGCGGGACGACTAGGCATCGCCAGGTCGTCCCGCGAAGCCCCAGCGGCCGAGCGCGCCCTGAGTAGGTCGGCCGATGTCGAAAGACTGCCCGCTCGCACTGGGGAGGAGCCTGCTCGAGACGAGGCCGACAGTGCACCGCGTGCAGTTTGCGCAGGCGCGCGATCAAACCGCGCATACTTCGCCGACGGCGCTCCAGCCACACGCTGAGCACTACTACGCTTGCGGGATGCTCGACACTTCTCAGGCCCCCTCTCGCGCCATTTCCCGGGAGAGCCCGCTTCTTTCTGCATCGCCCGCACGCGTTCGGTTCTCGGCGCTTCTCGTGGTCATAGCCGGGCTCGTGCTTGCACTCTCTTGGGGCGGCGCTGGTGCGGCCACGCCCGCAGCTGCAGCTGATCTCCAAGCTGAGGCAGTCGAATCGACAACGACGCTCAATATGCTCGCCACTCCAACGAAGTATGGCGACCTGGCGATTCTCGGCGCCACCGTCACGCTCGCTGGGCCGGCGAACCTTTCAGGCAAGCCCATTCACTTCGAACTCGATGGTCAGCAGATCGGAAGCACCGTGCTGATCTACACCGGGGGTGGTAAGTTTTCCACGCTGATTCCCCTCACCTACTTTCCCGCCGCCGGGACGCACACGCTCGTCGCGCGTTTCGACGGCACCAACGACGACTCAACTGGCTTCGCGCTGCCCTCGGCCAGCCAGCCGCTCGAGTTCTCTGTCGCCCAAGCTCCGACTGACACCAACGTGACCGAGGCACCCAGTGTGCTCACCGCGGTCGAGCCGGTCGAGGTCTCGGCGGGTGTCACCTCGCCGGTCATCGGCCTGACAGGTGAAGTCTCCCTGTACGCAGATTCGACTCCCATTGCACACGCTAGCCTTCGCCCTGACGGGACGGTGAAGTTCACCGAGGTGACTGTCCCGTG
Above is a window of Leucobacter aridicollis DNA encoding:
- a CDS encoding copper chaperone PCu(A)C; this translates as MFNTHIRATRFTVACGIALLALSGCSAGEAATGSGAHSGEHSGAAAAHPAADSVTIEEAWVKSAEKGEMTAAFGLLKNSSDTDANIVSVTSTASPMMELHETVANESGQMVMREVEGGFVIPAAGQFSLEPAGNHIMIMGLPSAVTAGEDITFTLEFADGSKLDFTAIVKDYAGANENYEGDHGDHDDHAADDAAAGHDAHSGH
- a CDS encoding PepSY-associated TM helix domain-containing protein, whose translation is MTTTTESLGAHPHASPGQSREQRPKRQRGWLAQLLLRLHFYAGVLVGPFILIAAVSGGLYALTPVIEKAVYAHELRVPVADAELSLADQIRAAQQYVGGDVALSAVRPAPEPGATTRVLFADPSLGGSESRAVFVDPATAEIRGDLTVYGTSGALPLRTWVDNLHRNLNLGEPGRFYSELAASWLGIIALAGLGLWIARIRKSRTKKDFVRPNRRYTGYRKTLSWHTSLGIWALVGALFLSATGITWSQYAGGNVRVVRAALGGGTPALATSLDGAAPADDEHAHHHGPASAPTGEANPDTFDAMLAIAQRINVNTGLVEIKPPAEPGQAWVVKEIKAAFPTEVDQVAINGSTMEVVDRLDFADYPPLAKLSRWGIDLHMGAMFGLINQLVLLLLAAGIATLVVLGYLMWWRRRPTRTSPLEFASPPRRGAVRGAPWWGIGIVAVAAIGIGIVLPFVGWTLLGFVVIDTVVRAVRERRVRRA